In one window of Polynucleobacter sp. AM-7D1 DNA:
- a CDS encoding glutamate synthase subunit beta: MGKVTGFMEFERVEETYEAPVKRLHHYKEFVAALTDDEAKVQGARCMDCGIPFCNNGCPVNNIIPDFNDLVFHDDWKNALDVLQSTNNFPEFTGRICPAPCEAACTLGINSDAVGIKSIEHAIIDKGWENGWVKPQPSKTKTGKKVAVVGGGPAGMATAQQLARVGHDVTVFEKNDRVGGLLRYGIPDFKMEKWLIDRRVEQMQAEGVKFETGVFVGKEAIGAEVKNYSTKTVSPDQLMKDFDAVVISGGSEQPRDLPVPGRELKGVHYALEFLIPQNKENAGDFKNEISAADKHVVVIGGGDTGSDCVGTSNRHGAAKITQFELLPQPPETENKPLVWPYWPTKLRTSSSHEEGCERDWSVATKRFEGKDGKLEKLICVRLEWKDGKMAEMPNSEFEIKADLVFLAMGFVSPAAQVLNAFGVEKDARGNAKATVDGQNAYQTNVPKVFAAGDMRRGQSLVVWAIREGRQAAQAVDEYLMGSSVLPR; encoded by the coding sequence ATGGGTAAGGTCACTGGATTTATGGAGTTTGAGCGCGTAGAGGAAACCTACGAAGCTCCCGTTAAACGCCTCCATCACTACAAAGAGTTCGTTGCCGCATTAACGGATGATGAGGCTAAAGTACAAGGCGCACGCTGTATGGATTGCGGCATTCCGTTTTGCAATAACGGATGCCCAGTAAACAACATCATCCCTGACTTCAATGATTTGGTATTTCATGATGACTGGAAGAATGCATTAGATGTATTGCAATCCACTAATAACTTCCCCGAGTTCACTGGTCGTATTTGCCCAGCACCTTGCGAAGCTGCATGCACCTTAGGTATTAATAGTGATGCGGTTGGTATTAAGTCTATTGAGCATGCCATTATTGATAAGGGCTGGGAAAATGGTTGGGTTAAGCCACAACCATCCAAAACCAAAACAGGTAAGAAGGTAGCCGTTGTTGGTGGTGGTCCTGCTGGCATGGCAACTGCACAACAATTGGCACGCGTGGGCCACGACGTTACTGTATTTGAAAAGAATGATCGTGTTGGCGGATTGTTGCGCTACGGTATTCCAGATTTCAAAATGGAAAAGTGGTTGATCGATCGTCGCGTTGAGCAAATGCAAGCTGAGGGTGTGAAGTTTGAGACAGGCGTATTTGTTGGCAAAGAGGCGATTGGTGCCGAAGTTAAAAATTACTCAACTAAAACCGTTTCACCCGATCAGCTGATGAAAGATTTTGACGCTGTTGTGATTAGCGGTGGATCTGAGCAGCCACGCGACCTGCCAGTTCCTGGTCGTGAGTTAAAGGGTGTTCATTACGCTTTGGAATTCTTGATTCCACAGAATAAAGAAAATGCAGGTGATTTCAAAAACGAGATTTCTGCAGCTGACAAGCATGTAGTAGTAATTGGTGGTGGTGATACCGGGTCTGATTGTGTTGGAACCTCTAATCGCCATGGCGCCGCCAAGATTACTCAGTTTGAATTGTTGCCACAGCCACCCGAAACTGAAAACAAACCCTTGGTATGGCCTTACTGGCCAACCAAGTTGCGCACCTCTTCATCACATGAAGAAGGCTGTGAGCGCGATTGGTCTGTTGCCACTAAGCGTTTTGAAGGCAAAGACGGCAAATTAGAGAAGCTAATCTGTGTGCGTTTGGAGTGGAAAGATGGAAAGATGGCAGAAATGCCAAACTCTGAATTTGAGATTAAGGCAGATTTAGTATTTTTAGCAATGGGCTTTGTATCACCTGCAGCCCAGGTTCTCAATGCATTTGGTGTCGAAAAAGATGCCCGCGGCAATGCAAAAGCCACAGTTGATGGTCAAAATGCTTATCAAACCAATGTTCCAAAGGTCTTTGCTGCTGGCGATATGCGTCGCGGACAATCCTTGGTGGTTTGGGCGATCCGTGAAGGTCGCCAAGCTGCTCAAGCAGTAGACGAGTATTTAATGGGGTCTTCTGTTCTGCCACGATAA
- a CDS encoding transposase, producing MARQARTIIPGQAMHVMVRGNNRETLFFNDADRRIYLDWLREAAKQFGSAVHAFALMPNHVHLLMTPQNEDSLAKTMQSLGRRYAQYFNQQHHRSGTIWEGRYRSSLIDPDYFLRCQRYIELNPVRAGFESNPQDSTWTSFASHIGGNAEPWLVDHQHFWKLGNTPFERQMTWAGFVKEGAPHWEDREITEALVRSKPWVSDTYAKSVFKDNPDQVLIRHRGRPKKLIPINSMT from the coding sequence ATGGCAAGGCAAGCGCGCACCATTATTCCTGGCCAAGCAATGCATGTCATGGTTCGTGGGAATAATCGGGAAACACTTTTCTTTAATGACGCGGATCGCCGTATCTATTTAGATTGGTTGCGAGAGGCAGCAAAGCAATTTGGTAGTGCAGTGCATGCATTCGCTTTGATGCCAAATCATGTGCATCTCTTAATGACTCCTCAAAATGAAGATTCGCTTGCAAAGACGATGCAGTCTCTAGGTAGGCGTTATGCCCAGTATTTCAATCAACAGCACCACCGTTCTGGAACAATTTGGGAGGGGCGCTATCGTTCTTCGCTAATAGACCCTGATTATTTTCTGCGCTGCCAACGTTACATTGAGCTCAATCCTGTGAGGGCTGGTTTTGAATCGAACCCTCAAGATTCAACTTGGACTAGTTTTGCCTCCCACATTGGAGGTAATGCTGAGCCTTGGTTGGTTGATCACCAGCACTTTTGGAAGCTGGGTAATACCCCGTTTGAGCGACAAATGACTTGGGCAGGGTTTGTAAAGGAAGGCGCGCCTCACTGGGAAGATCGCGAAATTACTGAGGCATTAGTGAGGTCCAAGCCTTGGGTCAGCGATACCTATGCAAAGAGCGTATTCAAAGATAATCCCGATCAAGTACTAATCCGACATCGTGGACGTCCCAAAAAATTAATACCAATAAATTCAATGACTTAA
- a CDS encoding glutamate synthase-related protein, which yields MTTQMNTDLRPIAQGLYDPQNEHDACGVGFVAHIKGKKSHEIVTQGLKILENLDHRGAVGADPLMGDGAGILIQVPDTLYREEMAKQGVELPPFGEYGVGMIFLPKEHASRLACEQELERTVRLEGQVVLGWRDVPIDVKLPMSPTVQMTEPFIRQIFIGRGRDIMTTDALERKLYVIRKTASHAIQDLHLKHGKEYFVASMSARTIVYKGLLLANQVGAYYKDLQDPRTVSALALVHQRFSTNTFPAWELAHPYRMIAHNGEINTVKGNVNWVNAREGAISSPVLGDDLKKLWPLIYPGQSDTACFDNCLELLVMSGYPLAQAMMMMIPEAWEQHSLMDENRRAFYEYHAAMMEPWDGPAAMAFTDGRQIGATLDRNGLRPARYYVTDDDLVIMGSEAGVLPIPESKIVQKWRLQPGKMFMIDMEQGRIIDDVELKDAVSKAKPYKSWIDAVRVKLDEVDASKADLVDEKTTIRPAAKLLDRQQAFGYTQEDIKYLMAPMAMNGEEAIGSMGNDSPLAVLSNKNKPLYNYFKQLFAQVTNPPIDSIRENMVMSLVSFIGPKPNLLDTNNINPPMRLEVSQPILDFDDMTKIRHIGHYTNGKFRSYELDICYPASWGKAGIEARLASLCAEAADAVRSGYNILIVSDRQVDEQHVAIPALLATSAIHQHLVEKGLRTSVGLVVETGSARETHHFALLAGYGAEAVHPYLAMETLAEMAKGLSGDLSAEKAVKNFVKAVGKGLQKVMSKMGISTYMSYTGSQIFEAIGLNKEVIDHYFKGTPSNVGGIGVFEVAEEALRMHQSAFGNDPVLTNMLDAGGEYAFRIRGENHMWTPDTIAKLQHSTRIGIDKGYQTYKEYANIINDQTKRQMTLRGLFEFKIDPAKAIPLDEVESAKEIVKRFATGAMSLGSISTEAHATLAIAMNRIGGKSNTGEGGEDPNRYVNELKGIPIKKGETLASILGDDVVEANIPLLDGDSLRSRIKQVASGRFGVTTEYLRSADQIQIKMAQGAKPGEGGQLPGGKVSDYIGKLRFSVPGVGLISPPPHHDIYSIEDIAQLIHDLKNVNPAADVSVKLVSEVGVGTIAAGVAKAKADHVVIAGHDGGTGASPLSSIKHAGSPWELGLAETQQTLVLNGLRSRIRVQADGQMKTGRDVVIGALLGADEFGFATAPLVVEGCIMMRKCHLNTCPVGVATQDPELRKKFSGKPEHVVNFFFFIAEEVREIMAQLGIRKFDDLIGRVDFLDTRKGIENWKVHGLDFSKIFAEPNVAKDSPRYQILTQDHGLDSALDNVLIEKSEPALQRGEKVSFIVPVKNVNRTVGAMLSGEIAQRYGHAGLPDDTIHIQLNGTAGQSFAAFLARGITLDLVGDGNDYVGKGLSGGRVIVRAPHEFRGDTAKNIIVGNTVLYGAISGEAFFNGVAGERFAVRNSGATTVVEGTGDHGCEYMTGGTVVVLGATGRNFAAGMSGGIAYVYDEDGLFDKRCNTSMATLEKVLPSAEQIAKMPQSEWHAPVDVKDGGERMTDEQILKGLIERHFRHTGSERAKALLADWENARGRFVKVLPTEYKRALGELWEKAQNKTVAA from the coding sequence ATGACTACACAAATGAACACAGACCTTCGTCCAATCGCGCAGGGTCTTTACGATCCACAAAATGAGCATGATGCTTGCGGCGTAGGATTCGTTGCCCATATCAAAGGCAAGAAGTCACATGAGATCGTTACTCAGGGATTGAAAATTCTTGAGAACTTGGATCACCGGGGAGCCGTAGGTGCTGACCCTTTAATGGGTGATGGCGCAGGAATATTGATTCAGGTTCCCGATACTTTGTATCGCGAAGAAATGGCAAAGCAAGGTGTCGAGTTGCCGCCGTTCGGTGAGTACGGTGTTGGTATGATTTTCTTGCCTAAGGAACACGCCTCTCGTTTAGCTTGTGAGCAAGAATTAGAGCGCACTGTACGTTTAGAAGGTCAAGTCGTATTGGGTTGGAGAGATGTACCCATCGATGTGAAATTGCCGATGTCTCCAACCGTTCAAATGACAGAGCCATTTATCCGTCAAATTTTTATTGGGCGCGGACGTGACATCATGACAACGGATGCCCTGGAGCGTAAGTTGTATGTCATCCGCAAAACTGCGAGCCATGCTATTCAAGATTTACATTTAAAGCATGGCAAAGAATATTTTGTTGCATCGATGTCTGCTCGCACCATTGTTTATAAGGGTTTGTTGTTAGCAAACCAAGTGGGTGCGTACTATAAAGACTTACAAGATCCACGTACCGTATCTGCATTAGCTTTAGTGCATCAGCGCTTCTCAACCAATACTTTCCCAGCTTGGGAATTGGCTCACCCATACCGTATGATTGCGCACAACGGCGAGATTAATACTGTTAAAGGTAACGTCAACTGGGTGAACGCGCGAGAAGGTGCGATCAGCTCCCCAGTGTTGGGTGATGACCTCAAAAAATTATGGCCACTCATTTATCCAGGCCAATCTGACACAGCGTGTTTTGATAACTGCTTAGAGTTATTAGTGATGTCCGGTTATCCATTAGCACAAGCCATGATGATGATGATTCCCGAGGCATGGGAACAACATTCATTGATGGATGAAAACCGCCGTGCCTTCTATGAATATCATGCAGCAATGATGGAGCCATGGGATGGTCCAGCCGCTATGGCATTTACAGATGGCCGTCAGATTGGTGCGACCTTAGATCGCAATGGTTTGCGTCCAGCGCGTTATTACGTTACAGATGATGATTTAGTCATCATGGGTTCTGAGGCTGGCGTATTGCCAATTCCAGAGAGCAAGATTGTTCAAAAATGGCGCTTGCAACCAGGCAAGATGTTCATGATTGATATGGAGCAGGGCCGCATTATTGACGACGTTGAATTGAAAGATGCCGTCTCTAAAGCCAAGCCGTATAAGAGTTGGATTGACGCGGTGCGCGTGAAGCTAGATGAAGTTGATGCAAGCAAGGCTGACTTGGTGGATGAAAAGACCACTATTCGCCCAGCTGCAAAATTATTGGATCGTCAGCAAGCTTTTGGTTACACACAAGAAGATATCAAGTACCTCATGGCGCCTATGGCCATGAATGGTGAAGAGGCAATTGGGTCGATGGGTAACGATAGCCCGTTAGCTGTGCTATCGAACAAGAACAAACCACTCTATAACTACTTCAAGCAATTGTTTGCACAGGTGACCAATCCTCCGATTGACTCCATTCGTGAAAACATGGTGATGTCTTTGGTTTCATTCATTGGACCCAAGCCGAATTTGTTGGATACCAACAATATCAACCCACCAATGCGCTTGGAAGTGAGTCAGCCAATTTTAGATTTTGATGATATGACCAAGATTCGTCATATCGGTCATTACACCAACGGTAAGTTCCGCTCATATGAGCTAGATATTTGCTACCCAGCGTCTTGGGGTAAAGCAGGCATTGAGGCTCGCTTGGCATCTCTATGTGCTGAAGCTGCTGATGCCGTTCGTTCTGGTTACAACATCTTGATCGTGAGTGATCGTCAGGTTGATGAGCAGCATGTGGCCATTCCAGCATTGTTAGCAACTTCTGCAATTCATCAGCATCTAGTAGAAAAAGGTTTGCGTACTAGCGTTGGCCTCGTAGTGGAAACGGGTAGCGCGAGAGAAACGCATCACTTTGCTCTCCTAGCTGGTTATGGGGCTGAAGCAGTTCACCCTTACTTAGCGATGGAAACTTTGGCTGAAATGGCTAAAGGTTTATCTGGCGATTTGTCAGCTGAAAAAGCGGTAAAGAATTTTGTGAAAGCGGTTGGTAAGGGCTTGCAAAAAGTGATGTCCAAAATGGGTATCTCTACTTACATGTCTTATACCGGCTCACAGATTTTTGAAGCCATCGGTCTTAACAAGGAAGTGATTGACCATTACTTCAAAGGTACCCCATCTAACGTAGGTGGTATTGGCGTATTTGAAGTAGCTGAAGAAGCTTTGCGTATGCACCAGTCCGCATTTGGCAATGATCCAGTTTTAACTAATATGCTGGATGCTGGTGGCGAGTATGCATTCCGTATTCGTGGTGAGAACCATATGTGGACACCAGATACGATTGCCAAGTTACAGCACTCCACTCGTATTGGTATCGACAAGGGTTATCAAACTTATAAAGAGTATGCCAACATCATCAATGACCAAACCAAGCGTCAGATGACATTGCGTGGTTTGTTTGAGTTCAAGATTGATCCAGCCAAAGCAATTCCATTGGATGAAGTTGAGTCTGCAAAAGAAATCGTCAAGCGTTTTGCAACGGGCGCGATGTCCTTAGGTTCTATTTCTACTGAAGCGCATGCTACTTTGGCAATTGCTATGAATCGTATTGGTGGTAAGTCCAATACTGGTGAGGGTGGTGAAGATCCAAATCGTTATGTCAATGAGCTTAAAGGCATTCCTATTAAGAAGGGTGAAACCTTAGCCAGCATTTTGGGCGATGATGTGGTTGAAGCAAATATTCCTTTGCTCGATGGCGATTCGTTGCGCTCCAGAATCAAGCAGGTTGCCTCAGGCCGTTTCGGTGTTACTACTGAATATTTGCGTTCTGCTGATCAGATTCAGATTAAGATGGCCCAAGGTGCCAAGCCTGGAGAAGGTGGTCAATTGCCGGGCGGTAAAGTTTCTGATTACATCGGAAAATTGCGTTTCTCTGTGCCAGGGGTTGGTTTAATTTCTCCCCCTCCACACCACGATATTTACTCGATTGAAGATATTGCGCAGTTGATTCACGATCTGAAGAACGTGAACCCAGCAGCTGACGTATCTGTGAAGTTGGTTTCTGAGGTGGGTGTTGGTACGATTGCTGCCGGTGTTGCTAAAGCGAAAGCAGATCACGTCGTGATCGCTGGACATGACGGCGGTACAGGCGCATCCCCACTGTCTTCTATTAAGCATGCTGGTTCCCCATGGGAGTTGGGCTTGGCTGAAACCCAGCAAACATTAGTACTCAATGGTTTGCGTAGCCGTATTCGCGTGCAAGCTGACGGTCAAATGAAAACAGGTCGTGACGTTGTGATCGGCGCTTTATTGGGTGCTGATGAATTTGGTTTTGCGACAGCCCCATTGGTGGTTGAGGGTTGCATCATGATGCGTAAGTGTCATTTGAATACCTGCCCAGTGGGTGTTGCAACACAAGACCCTGAGTTGCGTAAGAAGTTCTCTGGTAAGCCAGAGCACGTTGTGAATTTCTTCTTCTTTATAGCAGAGGAAGTGCGCGAGATCATGGCGCAACTCGGTATTCGTAAGTTTGATGATTTGATTGGTCGCGTTGATTTCTTGGATACGCGCAAAGGTATTGAAAACTGGAAAGTACATGGGTTGGATTTCAGCAAGATTTTTGCTGAGCCTAATGTTGCTAAAGATTCTCCTCGTTATCAAATCTTGACTCAGGATCATGGTTTAGACAGCGCCTTAGATAACGTGCTTATCGAGAAGAGTGAGCCAGCTCTGCAACGTGGTGAAAAAGTTTCCTTCATTGTTCCAGTGAAGAACGTGAACCGTACTGTCGGCGCAATGCTCTCCGGAGAAATCGCTCAGCGTTATGGCCATGCTGGTTTGCCAGATGACACGATTCATATTCAATTGAATGGCACTGCTGGTCAAAGTTTCGCTGCCTTCTTGGCGCGCGGAATCACCTTGGACTTGGTTGGTGATGGTAATGACTACGTTGGTAAGGGCTTGTCTGGTGGACGTGTGATTGTGCGTGCCCCACATGAGTTCCGTGGCGATACAGCAAAAAATATCATTGTTGGAAATACTGTTCTCTACGGTGCCATTAGCGGTGAAGCATTCTTCAATGGTGTGGCTGGTGAGCGTTTTGCAGTTCGTAACTCTGGTGCCACAACGGTAGTTGAAGGAACCGGCGACCACGGTTGCGAATACATGACTGGCGGTACTGTTGTGGTCTTGGGTGCAACTGGTCGTAACTTTGCAGCAGGTATGAGCGGCGGTATTGCTTATGTTTATGACGAAGATGGCCTCTTTGACAAGCGTTGCAATACCAGCATGGCGACTTTGGAAAAAGTACTGCCGTCAGCCGAGCAGATTGCCAAGATGCCTCAATCAGAGTGGCATGCCCCTGTTGATGTGAAAGATGGTGGCGAGCGTATGACTGATGAGCAAATTCTGAAGGGCTTGATCGAGCGTCACTTCCGCCACACCGGTTCAGAGCGTGCAAAAGCACTATTAGCTGATTGGGAAAATGCTCGCGGTCGTTTTGTGAAAGTGCTGCCTACTGAGTACAAGCGTGCTTTAGGTGAGTTGTGGGAAAAAGCGCAAAACAAAACTGTTGCAGCTTAA